In the genome of Coxiella burnetii, the window TTTCCAAGACCGCGTAAGCCGGAAAGACGGTGAAAATCAGCATTCAGTAGACTAGCGAGCCCGCCGAGATGATTGAGCCATTCGCGTGCTAATTCAACGCGTTGCACCCGCGCACGCCTTTTTGGATGATCACAGCGATCAGCTCCGCATCCGAGAGGATATGCGCATCTTCTCGGAGCAATTTTTCCCGCGCTCGCTCGCTCGTTGGCCATTGTGTAATTGACATGAAGAAAGGATGGAGGGACTCCGATTAAAAAACAATACTGTAGTCAGCGGGGGACAGAGGACAGAAGACAGAAGACAGAAGACAGAAGACAGAAGACAGAAGACGGAAGACGGAAGACGGAAGACGGAAGACGGAAGACAGAAGACGGAAGACGGAAGACGGAAGACGGAAGACGGAAGACGGAAGACGGAAGACGGAAGACGGAAGACGGAAGACGGAAGACGGAAGACGGAAGACAGGGGACAGAGGACTGAAAACAGAGTTGTGTGGCTTGGCCAACATTAATTTATAAAATTTAGTTGTCGCATAGCGACACAACCACTGTCCTCTGTCCAGGCTATCCTTGCAGAAAGGGAGTAAATAGCTTGTTTGCTGAAGCATTAAGCGTTACATTTTGTGTCTTACAGGAGGAAGGAGCGCCATGACACATTCCGTTCAATTAAAAATTTTAGATAAACGCTTAGGAAGTGAATTTCCATTGCCTGCTTACGCCACCACGGGTTCAGCGGGTTTGGATCTGCGCGCCTGCTTGGATGAACCGCTTAAAATAGAACCGGACGAAACTTGCCTGATTAGCACAGGATTGGCGATTTATTTAGGCCATTCCAATGTAGCGGCGACTATATTGCCTCGTTCGGGACTAGGGCATAAACATGGGATTGTATTGGGCAATTTAGTGGGGCTCATTGATTCGGATTATCAAGGACCGCTGATGGTTTCTTGTTGGAATCGGGGTAAAGAACCCTATACCATCAACCCGGGCGATCGAATTGCTCAGTTAGTCGTTCTCCCTATCTTGAAGGCGCAATTTGCGGTTGTGGAAGAATTTGAACTTACCGAACGAGGAGCGGGCGGTTTTGGCAGCTCAGGGCAAAATTAATCAATGGAATGTCCCCGAGATAGTGCCGGCGACGCTTTTTAGAGCTTACGATATTCGCGGCCCGGTCACTTCTGAGGCATTGACACCCGGATTAGCTTATGCCGTTGGCCTTTCGATCGGCAGCGAAGCGCGCGAACAGGGGCAAAAAGCGATTGTCGTGGGTCGCGATGGGCGTTTATCAGGGCCTAAATTAACAGCTGCTTTGATTCAGGGATTGTGTGAGACCGGCCTGGCGGTGCTTAATGTTGGTTTGGTGCCAACGCCGCTGGTTTACTTTGCCACGAATCGTTTAGAAACCAATTCCGGCGTGATGGTCACAGCGAGTCATAATCCGGGGCACCACAATGGTTTTAAAATTGTTCTGAATGGAAAAACATTGAGGTCGGAAGAGATTGCAACCATCCGAACGCGTATTCTCGAAAGACGCTTTGTTAAAGGCCATGGCGCGGTGGTTGATGTGGACATCATTGAGGATTATGAATCTTATATCACCAAGCATATTCAATTAGACCGCCCGTTGAAAGTGGTCGTGGACTGTGGCAATGGGATTGCCGGCAAAGTGGCGCCGGCGTTATATCGCAAGCTAGGGTGTGAAGTAGTGGAGTTATTTTGTGAGGTGGACGGCCATTTTCCTAATCATCATCCTGACCCTACTATTCCCGCCAATTTAACGGATTTAATCCATAAAGTAAAAGAAACGCAAGCCGACCTTGGGTTGGCTTTTGATGGCGATGCAGATCGTTTAGGTATTGTGACGGATAAAGGAGAAATTATCTGGCCCGATCGTCAAATGATGTTATTTTCAATGGACGTATTATCTCGTTTACCGGGTTCTGATATTGTTTTTGACGTCAAATGTTCGCGTTCCTTAGCCGAAATAATAAAAAAATACGGCGGCAATCCCGTCATGTGGCGAACCGGGCATTCAATTTTAAAAGCTAAGCTTTTTGAAATCGGCGCACCGTTGGCCGGAGAAATGAGCGGACATATCTTTTTTAAAGATGAATGGTTTGGTTTTGATGATGGCATTTACGTGGGAGCGCGATTATTACGAATTATCTCGCAGACTAATCAACGGACGAGTGAAATTTTTGCGGAGTTGCCCGATAGCGTCAACACGCCCGAATTAAAATTGCCGATGACCGAAGAAAAAAAACAACCCTTTATGCAAGCGTTATTGAAAAAAGCTGATTTTGGAAACGCGAAACTTATTACAATTGATGGATTGCGCGTTGAATTTGAAGATGGTTGGGGGTTAATTCGACCTTCCAACACCTCGCCTTATTTAATTTTACGTTTCGAGGCTGATACAGAAGAAAAACTAAAGCGTATTCAGGAAATCTTTCGAACGCAGTTGCGGATGATTGATAATGCGTTGGAGTTGCCCTTTTAAAAAGTAAAGGATTGTTTAGAGTGTCTCTGTTCCTGTTTCCCCTCTTGCTCAAGAGTCTCTTCAGATTTACTCCTTTTGAAAATAGTCTTTATTGATAGGCGGTTGGGAGTGATATTGCTCATAACATTTTTTATGAAGCTTAGATTTTCTTCGCGATTTTCTCGTGCGGTCAACCAGTTTACTAAAGCGTTGAGTTTTTTTTCTTTTATTTCATCTCCCAAGTAGGCTTCGGCGGTATGAAAAGGTTGTGAAAGAAGGGTATTGGCTATCTCCAAAGCTCGCCTTAATTTACTTTTATTTTCAAGAGAGAGGGATTGGTAATTTGAAATTAAATAATTTTTAAGTGAATTGCAATGTTTAATTGCCAAGGGCAATAGCGTAGTATTATCTTCTAGCAGACCCTTATTGAGGATAGCGTCGTAAAAATAGTTCCAATTACTTAAATTAAATATTTTTGGAATCCAAGTGAATATTTCTTCGAGCTTGTTAAGCGCTTCGAAGTGTTCGTTTTCGATAGCTTCTATACAGTATTCAATAGCTTTTCCATAATAAACGATGGGGTCCAGATTTGATTCTTGACCGATCCGCTTTTCATAAAGCATATAAGCAATACTGGAAAATACCAGGGAGAGTAGCAAAGGAGCGGTTTCGGTCCATTCAGACAGTAGTAAAAAAAGTCCCCACGCATCCTTAGAGTACTTTTCGTGCTCAAGGAAGCAGGCAAAGCGGTAGATGGCGTAGGGATTATTTGTGAATAATACCGCTTCGTAACATCGCTTAGCTTCTTTGATTTGATATTTATTTCCACATACCGCAAATAACCTCGCCAATGCTTCTACTGAGCCTGCTTGCACAGCCTCGAAAAGCGGCGTTAGATTCTGACGTTGATAAAGAAACAGATTGTGTTTGGCTAACGGCATACCTTGAATAGCGGCTTTTTGGAAGAGCGTTTTAGCATTTTCTAGTTCTTCCTTTTCGAGAGAGTGATTAGCAGCCAGCCATTGTGCACGAGGATGATTTTTTTCGAGCGCTTGATTAAGGTATATTTGAGCCTGATCCTTTTCCCTCTCTTCTGAATAAATTTCGAAAAGCTCAACCGTGGCGTTAGGTTCTCCTGCTTTGGTCGCTTTTCTCAGAAAAAATTTAGCTCGACCGGTATTTTGTTTAACTCCTACGCCAAGAAAATAAGCCATCCCTAATAAATAACTTTTCGCGGGAATGTCATCCGGTAACTGAGTAATATAATTAAAATAATTTACGCAATCCTCGTGCGGTTTATCATTAAAAAACTCCCTTATTTTCCAGGCAATTAAAGCGGTTGATGAGATATCCTCTCGATTAGAGGCTTCGATAAAGGCGTTTGCTAGATCAATGAGATTGGTCTCTCGAGATTTTCGAAAACATTCAATAGCAAAATCTATATCCAGTGCTTCTTCTTTCGCTTCCATGTGTCGCTTGTACCTCAAGGTTGCCAGTGTTCGGGATCTTTATTCCACGCTAAGGCTTTTTGTTTTTCTATTTCATCAATGTAACCTTCATCAACTGCCATTTCGATTAAGGTATCGAAATGAGAAAGCGCATGACAGTTGATGTTGGCATCCGAAAAATTTTGCTGCGCTTGGGGTAATTGATAAGAAAAAATCGCAATGCAGTCGGTTACTGTCACTCCTTTTTCTCGTAAAGCTAAACCGGCCGCCAGGGCGCTTTTTCCAGTGCTAATTAAATCTTCCACAATTAGCGCCCGCTGACCTTTTCGAATCCGGCCTTCAATTTGATTTTGTTTACCGTGAGTCTTGGCTTTAGCGCGAACGTAAATCATGGGGAGATCGAGCCGATCCGCAATCCAGGCGGCGTGCGGGATGCCGGCAGTCGCAGTACCTGCTACGATGTCAAACGATAAATGATTCTTTTCAATGAGTTGAAGAAAAGCTTCGATAATCATTTTTCGTTTTTCAGGATAGGAAATAATTAAACGATTGTCACAATAAATGGGGGACAGAATGCCCGAGGTATAGCGATAAGGCTCATGTAAATTTAAAGTGACTGCCTTGATATTAAGTAGTAACTTTGCTATTTCTGTGGCTTGATTCATAAAGTCATTGTTGCACAATTTAAATACTAAAAAAAGAAGATTTTTATGCGCATTATCACTTTAAACTTAAACGGCATCCGTGCGGCTGCTCGCCGAGGGTTTTTCGATTGGTTAAAACGACAGAAAGCGGACATTGTTTGTTTACAAGAAACAAAAGCTTGCCTTGAAATCACCAATGGGGATCAATTTCACCCTAAGGGATATCATTGTTATTACCACGATGCGGAAAAGAGCGGTTACAGTGGTGTTGGTATTTATTGTCGCGAAAAACCCGATCGAGTGACCACCCGATTAGGCTGGGAACATGCCGACAAAGAAGGGCGTTATATTCAGGCTGATTTTGGCTCGTTAAGCGTTGCCTCGTTGTATATGCCTTCGGGTACGACCGGCGAACATCGCCAAAAAATCAAATTTGATTTCATGGATCGTTATATGAAAAGATTAAAAAATATCGTTCATTCAAAACGATCTTTCATTATTTGCGGCGATTGGAATATCGTGCATAAAGAGATTGATATTAAAAATTTTAAAAGTAATCAAAAATATTCTGGTTGTTTGCCAGAGGAGCGCGCCTGGTTGGATGAGGTCTTTACGAAAGTAGGATTGGTTGATGCTTTCCGAGTGGTTAATCAAAAGCCGGATCAATACACGTGGTGGTCCAGCCGCGGCCGCGCTTGGGAGAAGAATGTCGGATGGCGCATTGATTATCAAGTGATAACGTCAGATTTAAAAAATAGCGTAAAATCAGAAAGAATCTACAAAGACAAACGATTTTCGGATCACGCGCCGTTGATTATCGATTATGAGAGAGAAATTTCCGACTAAACATTTCGATCCAAGTGTGGGAAAAATAGCACTATCTCTTAAGGCAGCATAAAGGCTAATAGGAAAAATGATTATAGAATGGGAAGTTTTATAACAAGGTTTTATTTTTAATCGTCATTCCCGCGCAGGCGGGAATCCAGCGCGCTTTAGCGCGCAGCGCACGTAGTGCGCTGGGTCCTCGCCTTCGCGGGAAGGGCGAGGGTAATAAAGTAATTTTAAAAAAAATACTCTTTCATAAAAGGAATTCTAATTAAATTACTTGGGGGTTTTGAAGGACTGTGAGTACTGACCATCAATCAAATGAACTTTCTTAGCATCGATCCCTCGGCCAAAGAAAATTTCACCGATGCGAGTAAACCGCTCGGGGGAGTCGGTGACGAGGAAAGATAAGGTGGGGGGATGATCGAGAGGAGTGGGGTTGTTTTTTTGTAGAATGGATTGCACTTCAGTCGCCGTTGCTTTTGCTGAATTGATGATGTTTATTTGATCGCCCAAAATGGCGGCTAATGGTTCCATAAGAACGGGAAAATGCGTGCACCCTAAAATAACAGAGTCGCATTGATGATAACCGTTAATAATAGGCTCCAAGTATTTTTTGGCTACCAGTAAAGCGATTTCGTCGTTCGTACAGCCTTCTTCGGCTAGTGCCACGAATAAACCACAAGTTTGAGTGGTAATTTCAATTTGAGGGCTCAATGCTCGAAGCGTGTTTTGATAAATCCCCGATTGAATCGTCGTTTCCGTTGCTAACAGCGCCACTTTATTGTTTTTTGTCGCAACAACGGCAGCCCTCGCGCCTGGTTCCACAACGCCGATGATTGGAATGTGGGAGAATTGTTGTT includes:
- a CDS encoding CBU_0295 family Dot/Icm type IV secretion system effector, producing MRYKRHMEAKEEALDIDFAIECFRKSRETNLIDLANAFIEASNREDISSTALIAWKIREFFNDKPHEDCVNYFNYITQLPDDIPAKSYLLGMAYFLGVGVKQNTGRAKFFLRKATKAGEPNATVELFEIYSEEREKDQAQIYLNQALEKNHPRAQWLAANHSLEKEELENAKTLFQKAAIQGMPLAKHNLFLYQRQNLTPLFEAVQAGSVEALARLFAVCGNKYQIKEAKRCYEAVLFTNNPYAIYRFACFLEHEKYSKDAWGLFLLLSEWTETAPLLLSLVFSSIAYMLYEKRIGQESNLDPIVYYGKAIEYCIEAIENEHFEALNKLEEIFTWIPKIFNLSNWNYFYDAILNKGLLEDNTTLLPLAIKHCNSLKNYLISNYQSLSLENKSKLRRALEIANTLLSQPFHTAEAYLGDEIKEKKLNALVNWLTARENREENLSFIKNVMSNITPNRLSIKTIFKRSKSEETLEQEGKQEQRHSKQSFTF
- the pyrE gene encoding orotate phosphoribosyltransferase, translating into MCNNDFMNQATEIAKLLLNIKAVTLNLHEPYRYTSGILSPIYCDNRLIISYPEKRKMIIEAFLQLIEKNHLSFDIVAGTATAGIPHAAWIADRLDLPMIYVRAKAKTHGKQNQIEGRIRKGQRALIVEDLISTGKSALAAGLALREKGVTVTDCIAIFSYQLPQAQQNFSDANINCHALSHFDTLIEMAVDEGYIDEIEKQKALAWNKDPEHWQP
- the dut gene encoding dUTP diphosphatase, with product MCLTGGRSAMTHSVQLKILDKRLGSEFPLPAYATTGSAGLDLRACLDEPLKIEPDETCLISTGLAIYLGHSNVAATILPRSGLGHKHGIVLGNLVGLIDSDYQGPLMVSCWNRGKEPYTINPGDRIAQLVVLPILKAQFAVVEEFELTERGAGGFGSSGQN
- a CDS encoding phosphomannomutase/phosphoglucomutase; translated protein: MAAQGKINQWNVPEIVPATLFRAYDIRGPVTSEALTPGLAYAVGLSIGSEAREQGQKAIVVGRDGRLSGPKLTAALIQGLCETGLAVLNVGLVPTPLVYFATNRLETNSGVMVTASHNPGHHNGFKIVLNGKTLRSEEIATIRTRILERRFVKGHGAVVDVDIIEDYESYITKHIQLDRPLKVVVDCGNGIAGKVAPALYRKLGCEVVELFCEVDGHFPNHHPDPTIPANLTDLIHKVKETQADLGLAFDGDADRLGIVTDKGEIIWPDRQMMLFSMDVLSRLPGSDIVFDVKCSRSLAEIIKKYGGNPVMWRTGHSILKAKLFEIGAPLAGEMSGHIFFKDEWFGFDDGIYVGARLLRIISQTNQRTSEIFAELPDSVNTPELKLPMTEEKKQPFMQALLKKADFGNAKLITIDGLRVEFEDGWGLIRPSNTSPYLILRFEADTEEKLKRIQEIFRTQLRMIDNALELPF
- a CDS encoding exodeoxyribonuclease III, which codes for MRIITLNLNGIRAAARRGFFDWLKRQKADIVCLQETKACLEITNGDQFHPKGYHCYYHDAEKSGYSGVGIYCREKPDRVTTRLGWEHADKEGRYIQADFGSLSVASLYMPSGTTGEHRQKIKFDFMDRYMKRLKNIVHSKRSFIICGDWNIVHKEIDIKNFKSNQKYSGCLPEERAWLDEVFTKVGLVDAFRVVNQKPDQYTWWSSRGRAWEKNVGWRIDYQVITSDLKNSVKSERIYKDKRFSDHAPLIIDYEREISD
- the murI gene encoding glutamate racemase; this translates as MKNGRPIGVFDSGMGGLTVLRELVNHLPNESYIYLGDTARLPYGTKSPETVSRYATQMASILIAQNIKLLVVACNTASTAALPQLQQQFSHIPIIGVVEPGARAAVVATKNNKVALLATETTIQSGIYQNTLRALSPQIEITTQTCGLFVALAEEGCTNDEIALLVAKKYLEPIINGYHQCDSVILGCTHFPVLMEPLAAILGDQINIINSAKATATEVQSILQKNNPTPLDHPPTLSFLVTDSPERFTRIGEIFFGRGIDAKKVHLIDGQYSQSFKTPK